One segment of Streptomyces sp. TG1A-8 DNA contains the following:
- the crtI gene encoding phytoene desaturase family protein: MTRSLPGPSDHVVVVGAGLSGLSAALHLLGAGRRVTVVEREALPGGRAGRLDLAGYRIDTGPTVLTMPDLADEAFAAVGDSLAGRVELIPLHPAYRARFADGGTLDVHTEADAMAAEVERFAGAAEAAGYRRLRTWLEQLYRAQLRRFIDANFDSPLGLLNGDLARLAALGGFGRLDSRIGGFLKDERLRRVFSFQALYAGVPPARALAAYAVIAYMDTVAGVYFPRGGMHALPRAMADAAGDAGADLRFGRRVTRLERSGDRVTAVVTDQERIPCDAVVLTPDLPVAYGLLGRRPRRPLRLRHSPSAVVLHAGTDRTWPHLAHHTISFGAAWRGTFDELTRTGRLMSDPSLLITRPTTTDPGLAPPGRHLHYVLAPCPNTDLGPDARAWTDLAPRYRDTLLRELERRGLDGIEAAIEEECLVTPADWQARGHAAGTPFSAAHTFAQTGPFRPRNLVRGTRNAVLAGCGTTPGVGVPTVLLSGKLAAARITGVPRPAAARARTAPAPTNTRTAPAPTKETTA, translated from the coding sequence ATGACCCGCTCCCTGCCCGGCCCCAGCGACCACGTCGTCGTCGTGGGCGCCGGGCTGTCCGGCCTGTCGGCCGCCCTGCACCTGCTGGGCGCCGGCCGCCGCGTCACCGTCGTCGAGCGCGAGGCGCTGCCCGGCGGCCGGGCCGGACGCCTGGACCTGGCGGGCTACCGGATCGACACCGGTCCCACCGTGCTGACCATGCCCGACCTCGCCGACGAGGCGTTCGCGGCGGTCGGCGACAGCCTGGCCGGGCGCGTCGAGCTGATCCCGCTGCACCCCGCCTACCGCGCCCGCTTCGCCGACGGCGGCACCCTGGACGTGCACACGGAGGCCGACGCCATGGCCGCCGAGGTGGAACGCTTCGCCGGTGCCGCCGAGGCCGCCGGCTACCGGCGGCTGCGGACCTGGCTGGAGCAGCTCTACCGGGCGCAGCTGCGCCGGTTCATCGACGCCAACTTCGACTCGCCGCTGGGCCTGCTCAACGGCGACCTCGCACGGCTGGCCGCCCTCGGCGGCTTCGGCAGACTGGACTCCCGCATCGGCGGCTTCCTGAAGGACGAGCGGCTGCGCCGCGTCTTCTCCTTCCAGGCCCTGTACGCCGGGGTACCGCCCGCCCGGGCACTGGCGGCGTACGCCGTCATCGCCTACATGGACACCGTCGCCGGCGTGTACTTCCCCCGCGGCGGCATGCACGCGCTGCCGCGGGCCATGGCGGACGCCGCCGGCGACGCGGGCGCCGACCTCCGCTTCGGCCGGCGGGTGACCCGGCTGGAACGGTCCGGTGACCGCGTCACCGCGGTCGTCACCGACCAGGAGCGGATCCCCTGCGACGCCGTCGTCCTCACCCCGGACCTGCCCGTCGCCTACGGCCTGCTCGGCCGCCGGCCCCGGCGCCCGCTGCGGCTGCGCCACTCGCCCTCCGCGGTCGTGCTGCACGCGGGCACCGACCGCACCTGGCCCCACCTGGCGCACCACACGATCTCCTTCGGGGCCGCCTGGCGCGGCACGTTCGACGAGCTCACCCGTACCGGACGCCTGATGAGCGACCCCTCGCTGCTCATCACCCGCCCCACCACCACCGACCCGGGGCTCGCGCCCCCCGGCCGCCATCTGCACTACGTCCTCGCGCCCTGCCCCAACACCGACCTCGGCCCGGACGCGCGGGCCTGGACCGACCTCGCCCCCCGCTACCGCGACACGCTGCTGCGGGAGCTGGAACGGCGCGGCCTGGACGGCATCGAAGCCGCCATCGAGGAGGAGTGCCTGGTCACCCCGGCCGACTGGCAGGCCCGGGGGCACGCCGCCGGCACGCCGTTCTCGGCGGCCCACACCTTCGCCCAGACCGGCCCCTTCCGCCCGCGCAACCTGGTGCGCGGCACGCGGAACGCCGTGCTCGCCGGCTGCGGCACCACGCCGGGCGTCGGCGTGCCGACGGTGCTGCTGTCGGGGAAGCTGGCCGCGGCCCGCATCACCGGGG